The DNA region tcaacaaggtGCTAAAGAGAATCGAAAGGAAGTCAAGACTAGATATCAAGAATGTCCCATCTGACGTTAGGAATAATAATGACTTTCAGAAAGGAACAAGAACTGAAGAGAAATCCAATCAAGGTAAAGGCATTTAGTGTCATGGGTGTAAAGGATTTAGACACATTAGAGCAGAATGTCCTACCTATCTCGAGAAACAAAAAAAAAGGGTTGTCTGTCTCTTGGTTTGATGATGATAACTTTGAAAGTGAACATGAGGATGAAGCTACTAAATGTGTAACTACTTTAACTGAAAGATATGAATTTTATGAAGATTCATATGATGAAGAATTATATTATGAGTAATTGCTCGCATCCTACAGAGAACTATAcatcagaagtgaagaagtgtgtcagctgggagaaaaatagaagaaaatcatatctcaattGCAGGCTAAAAAAGAAGGCTATCAGTTCTGATAGTATCTCCAAAAGGGACCCTCCTCTCTCATTAGACTATAGGTTGTTCACTGGGAAACATGTTCcagacattgtcatgacatctggaCAAACTTCTTCCAGGCCTACTACTAGAACAGGCATCCTTGCTGAGCTAAATGATACCTGCAAGACCTTGGATGAAACTATCAAAACTGAGAGGAAAAGCAAGATTGAAATATTGATAAAGGCTAGTGTATTGGAATGTTAGATGATGTATTATTTATGATGCTTAAATGAATGTTTTTGCTCTTGGTATGCTAATGGTTATGGACTATTTTGAATGTTTGGATATGCATTGCCTTGAAATGGTTGGTCATGGTTATGCTTGACAATCTCATGAGCTTGGTTGGTGCTCTTTTATAGGATGGTGCAAATATGATGGGCATGGCTTACACTTGAAGAAAGAAAAAATTCAAGAAGATGGAAGCATGATATATCACAAAGAATTAGGAACAAGAATTTAGGGTTTGGGATGTAGGATGggtcagttgactttggtcaactggttgaccaaaaagtcaacatttgatAAAAAGTCAATTTATGTAAAAATTTGtcaaattatattttttttctatGTATAGACATTTGATGTAATTGTAATGAATTTAATTGATATTTGGTTTATGAATGAATGAATTACATTAATATTGAAATGAATGGAAGTGGAAATGGACTTAAATAATCAATTATGACACATATGGCCTATGAAACAAGGTCTCCTTGCAAATGTAACCATTCTTGAAACCAACAACTTGAATGTATGATGAAGTGAAAGACCTAATGAATGGATCTTGAAATGGATGTGAATGCTACAAGACTTAGATGAATCACCAAGGCCTTAACATGGACTAATGGACAACGAAACTTGTATGAATGAACCAATGGATCCACCATGAACTAGACATGAACAAACTATGAACTAGAAATGACCAGATGAATTTCCATGAATGAATTGAATCAAATGGATATTGTGATGCCATGGAAATGGACTTGAACCAATTAATAACATCAAGCAAAAGATAAACATGAAAAGCCTTGAAATGAATGCTAATAAAACCAATGAAACCTTCATAATGGACAATGAACAAGTGGGTCTTGAATGGATCTTAACCAAGCAAGTGAAACATGCACAATGGATAATAATGAATCAGATGAAATTAGGGTTGGATGCACAAATGAATACCATGGTGTAGGCTTCATGAATAAAGGCCCTAAAGGATCAAGTGTTTAGGGTTTCACCCCATACGAGCAGTACCGCAATCTTCAAGCAAAACCCTGATTTTTATCAACCATAAACCTTGAATTCATGATGCTTGTTAGAAAttgttaatcatgaatgaatgatgctCATGAACGAAGCATGCATAAGTACAGATGAATCTCAAGTCAAAGGTTAGATGAAAAGATGAAAAGGGAATGGTAAATTTGGGGGTATGACACAATGACGTTATTTGAAAAAATGTAATTATAAATGAATGTCTTATGATGGATGATTAGAGCATGTGAATATGTAGATAAATGAGCCATGATTCAGATGAAATGAAAAAAATAATGtaaaatttggggtatgacagactTCTAAAAGATCTCTCAACTCTAGTTccctttgttttatttttttcttaatCATCCTTTATTCAAGTTTATCATATCCTCCACGAGATAATCTATGTGGATAGATATTTCTAGCTCTATTCTCCTTTCCTTTTTGGCTCTTAGCCAAGAATTCAGGAGTTATGTGAGACTTTACAAAATCCTCCCAAATTGTCTTATCAATAAATGGATACTTCACGTATGGAGGCTCTGCATTATCTTTTGGATGTTTAATATACTTATCTGTGAGTTGTGTCTTAAAACCCCTCAAACTCTCACCAGCACATGCAAGTCATTTCTTTTTCAGTATATTATCCTCTAGAATAATAAACACTTCCTACATTTACATGATAGAGTTGATATTAGTATTAAACCAAAAAAATGGTCATATATACTagtaaaacaaataaaaaaactCATAATAAATACCGTAATATCGGTCCATAGGCTATCTTTCAAATCATGTCAACCTTATGCCAATTATCTATTAAAATACTCATTTTTCTTTTCTTATAATGTCACGTAACCCTTAAAATCATTAGCATTTCTACATAACCCTTACCGGTTCTCATATCAAAACTAACCGGGGAGAGAACATCATTTTCGTGGGCTTTTTTAACTTGGTACACATTGTGGAACatctattttttttttgtatttataGAGGTTGCAACAAATGTTGTATGAGAGGTACTTGTCGAATCACCCATGTCTGTGTAAATTAAgaaaaataacaacatataacAGAGACACCAAGGTTGTATTTTTAAAATTGTATACATCAACTGCAAGCACAAATATTACCAACTGGAGCTAAACCAATGTATTCCTTCTAATTCACATTAAGGTATTCAAAATATCTTGAAAAGAGTTCATTGTTAATACCAATTACATCTGATATATGTTATGAATCATTATGCTTaaacacaaaacacaaaaaaCTGAGGCAGCAAAATAGAATTTTGAAACAACAATCAAACTAAATATTTCACATTTGTCTTTTGTGTTTAACTATAACATAGAAAGAACAACCATAGACACTACTACAAATACTAACTAAAAACATACACTTAAGTTATAAGTTGCGTACATTTCAATGATATTACCATTTCTATGAACATTTCTAAATTAAATATTTCAATGCGTAACAACATTCCTAACAATATTTCTATGAACATTTCTAAAACTAAAGTCATTTCTATGAACATTTCAGTTAGACGATGAAGTTATGTACCTCAAATGTGATGACGAAGCTTCAAGGAGTTTTGAAAAGAGATGATATTCGAGTTGATGTTGGAAGAGTTTTGATGAAAAACGCCTAGGATTTTGTGAAGAGGATGACGATGAAGTTAAAGCGTTTGTTGATAGGTAAATGAAAAATTAGTTCTCTGAAATATTCATGCAATAGAACAAACACGTCGATTTTTAGTCAAAACAATTAGAATatattaaacaaaaataaaaaaataaaaaagcCTCATAGCGCCATATTTTTAGAATTCATTTAAAATAACTATCACATCGGTTTTAAACAAAATTGATATAATAgattaattaataattaaaaaaataaaaaataataaaataagaaGGCATGTGAAAGTATTGATGCAAAAGATATTACCATTAGGTTGACAAATATAACTTAAAATGAGcaattaaaaatataaattaaaaataaataaataaggGAAAAGGGAAAGGCGTCATGTGATCCTaaaccaattaaaaataaaaataaaaacataaaatgAGCAATTGGGATTCGAAGTGAGCTCCTTCATAGTTATATTCTCTCGATTTTAGATATAACTGAGGGTATATGttgtatatatttaaaaaataataataaatgatGGCGTTGTCAGGATATATACATCGGTTATTGGTATCAACACAAATTCATACATTTACATTCATACAACACAAATTCACGTTTAGAATCAGAACCAACACAAATTCCTACCACCAAAAACTCATACAATCACATTGATACAACAcaaattaatatttaaaattagAACCATCACAAATTCCTAAAACTATGAGAAACCCCTAATATGAAGACTATTCCCTAAAACAAACATTATACATTATATCTAACCCATTAAACCTAgtaaaatgaaaatcaaataaatCCTCAATTAGAAAGGGGCGAAAAATTAAATCCCATTAAACCCTAAATTAGAAAGAGGCGAAATATTAGACTTATCGATAGACTTGTCTTCCTCTTTTCGTTTTAGAAAACACTTGTCTCGTTTCGTTTCCTTTCTTTATTGGATTTGTTCATGTGTTTGCAGCCTTCGTTCCTCAGTTCGCATTCGCAACAACATTCCTTCATTCTTCCTTCGTTTCACTTTGAGAGAAAATATTGAGAAATGAAAGAAATCACTTGTTAAATCTGATTAAGTATTCCATTTCACCAATATTTGTTCACCTCAATAAATATTAATCCACCTAAGCGACATCTGACCTCATGCATTAACTTTGATTAACGCCTTTGACGTCAAGGACAAACGTGACTATGTTTGAATAATTAAGGAACTAAGATGAACGTGTTTTGAGTGAAGAGGTCAATATGAACCCTAACCAAAAGATACTAAAGCAAAAAAGATATTAAGTCTTAACATAATTACTAACCTCAAGTGAGTTGACAAATTTTAACGATTAAAATCCAAATCAAATTTCACCTGAACAATATTAAAAACAACCATTAACATGTGTTTATTTCATGAATTCACATTTTATTTTCGAAAATATGAGGTTAGAAATCTTATATTTCCATTTTTTTTGCCAAGTAGTCTGTCGGTTGAAATTCAACATTTAAAAGACGAACAAATAGGATATCACATATTTGAACCCGTGCTCATACATATGAAATTCGTATACAACTATCATCTTAGTTGGTTTAACGAGACTATATTTCCCTATTTGTTTTAGATTTTATCAAATTATATttgtatattttttatttatgagAATATGATTTACTCCTAAATAGGTTATTTTTTATTCCAATGCAAAAGGACATGAATGTTATATTCTTATGAGAATTAGAGTTGACTACTCATAACCTCTCACTCTAAATTATTTTAACTCTTctatattttattaaaatatttaaattaaatatattttataaatattttaaaaaaatccaATTACTTACCAaatatataaacatatataatattTTTGATATTGATGTTCTAAGAAATAATATTTTCTAAAACATAGTTGTAATCCTTCAAACAAAGATATTCATATTTATTAAAATTATATCTTTACAACTTTAAAAATAAGTCTAATTACTATTATGCAATATGCATATCTTTAAAAATTATTTGTTCTCTTCATATATGCTGTTAATAATACTGTAATAGGTTGACTTCTATAgatttaaaaattattttattttatattttataaaaGGAATTTATCTTTACTACTCTATACTAGTAATAAAAAAGTAATTTATATATCAAGTAAATTTATTTTATCTCAAGGAATAACAGATTTTCAGTGATTTGCGAATTAATAAAACAAACTAGGAAAATCATAATATTATTTCTTCTATTAAAAAGGAATAAcggatttttttttaaaagattttattgtgatttttaaaaatataacaaAATTCAAAAATCATATAACGTTTCTTCTATAAAAAGGAATAAACTTATCCAAAATTTACAACATAATTCAACTTTTGGATTCGACATCGGAACCCTAGCGAGAAAGAAAGCGATGGCGTCTCTGATCTCTCTCAAAGCCTCCGACGACGTCGTTTTTGAAGTCGAACCTGCATTGGTGAAGAACATGAAAACTGTGCAAGCAATCGTCGATGCAGACGACGCTAAGCTCAGCGTCATTCCCCTTCCCAATGTTTCCAGTAGTCACATCACGATGATCATCGACTACCACCGTCTCTCTGACGCCGGGAAAGTGAAGGAATTCTCCGTCGAGAAACTGGATAACGAAGAGTTGAAGGATTTTCTCCTTGCAGTGCATTATCTGAACATGGAATCGCTTTTCGAGTTCCTTACTCAGGCGGTTGCTGATCGGATCGAGAACAGGAGCGTTCGTTACGTACGGGAGTATTTTGGTATCGAAAATGATTTGACGCCGGAGGAAGAGAAGGCTATCCGTGAAAAGAATGCCTGGAGTTTTAAAGGCGCGGGTATTGAACCTGAGGAGTGAAGCAGATTTGTTGAATTTCAATTTCTGTTGTAGAAATTACTAACTAAACCCTAAAAATATAGATTTTCAATTTaggttttattttcttttcttttgggGAAGTATATCAAAATTTGGGATGTTTTTTAATGGCTTATCAATTTGGAATGTGAATCTTTAATTTGATTATGGAagtatttattttattttgttcaATTTAATAGACTTTTATTTTATGCTTTCAGAATTTCACTTGTTACTAGAAACCCTAAATTTATCAACATAATATTGAGCGAAACTAAACTTGAGAATGCTGTAACTTGTTAAATCAAAATACTTAGcgaaaattgttgggttttattaTATCGCGTGATCAATCTAAAATGTTGAATAAATTTATGAGGAGAGTTTGAATCTTTGCACGGGGATATGAGGGAAGTTGAAGCATTGTGTGTTTAAACCAAGTGTGCTGTGATCTATGTAATCTACAAAGTAATGGTTAAGTGTAAAAACTTCTCTGAATTCTACGTCATGTCTCGATAACTTTCTGTCACTCAATTCAGTTGCCAACAATTTTTTGTTCACCATTAAAACTAAATTGTTTTAATATTAACAAACCTGAAGAAGAAAACAGCAAGGCCATGACCAGAACAGCGATTGTCGTTTTTTCCTCCATGTTCCCCAGTTTTTCCCGGGTTTGAAAAAGAACGGTGCACTGATAAAAACAGAGCTTTGCATGGAATAGGGATTTTGTTTGAAATAGGATTTCACTGCAGTCACACTTTTCCAGCACTCTCATTCGGTTCACACTATTTAAGCACTCACACAGTGTGTTCATCTATAGTAGTTGAATCAAAATCCCGCTTTCACGCATTAGATTTATGTAATTTCATTTTTACTTTCTGGTAATGTTAATCTGATTTTACAACAACTGAGTGTTTAAAAACTCTTTAGCATTTGCTAATTTCAAAGCATTTTTCGGACTTCAGTATCTTGTTTCCATGTCCTTAATTGGTTGGTTTGAATTTTTTACAGGTCTCAATGCTATATTAAAATGCTTGTATTTTGAAGTTATGTGACATAGGCCACACTCATGTTGCCTCTGTTGCTAGCATTGTATTCCATCGAAATAATATGATTTCTTGCTTCTATATTCTATATTTCCACCCTGAAAAAAAATGCATTGAGAGGCAACAACAGACATGCTAACGCACATTCAAACATATGCTAATTTCTTCCTCTTTTTTAAGTGGTTTAAATTCTCCATGACCAACTTAAAGACAAATGCATTGAAATAAAAAACTAATAGCGTTATGTTGTATTAGTTATCTGCATCTTATAAATTTACAACAATGTTTTTGGCTGGAGAGCCAATTACACCTACGATATAATGGAACAGAACCTACATTAACAGACAATAAAGCTTTCACTTCGTAAATTTTGATTTCTTGATTTTGTTTTGGAGGGGGAAGAAAAAAGTATGGCAGCTAGATCGAACAAAAGATATAACCTATCTAGTGAACATGTATATAAACTATGAGAAAGCTACTCTCTTCACAAAATGGCTACATCAGTACAAAGAGACTGATGAACAAGTGCTCCCTTTACACCTCAAAAATGCCCCAATCCTCATAACTAATGATGAATAATCCTGAAAGCTCGGATTAAATGAGGAATTTGCCAACAACTGCAGCAGAATGGAGGCTTTCAATGGCAAGTTAAAAAATGCATCTATCTACCTGTTTAAAGGTTCTAACTGGATTTCCAATCTTGCGGAGGCTTGTGACTCTTTATTTGTTGCATGTGTATTTGGTGGACTCAAGAGATCCATGGAATCATCCTCCTCATTACCGAGCACCCAATTGCCTCTTCCAAATATCTGATCCCTGACTCTCTGCTTCTCGCGGTATTCGAAATAAGCAATACTCAATGCACCTACTAAGAACCAGATTATCATGGCCCAACTGAGGCCATGGACGTTTTCCAAGGCATATCTGTCTCCCAAATGCTTCATGCCAGTAAAAAGTGCTGCAATGCCAACAGCAATTGCAGATCTGCCAACAATAATATGCAAATATTCCCAGATAATTCTTTTAAATGATGCTTGCTCCCCATTTGACTGTCTTGGGGGCCTAAGGAATGCATTAACTGGTTGTATGCAAGCCAAAAATATTGCAGCAACTCCAAATTTAACATGTGTTGAGCTAACATGAAAACCGCGAAGCTCAGCAACCGCAAAAAGAAGTGCAAGAAAAACTATTGATAACCCTGAGTATTGCATGTAAACATGAATTTTGTACCAACCACCGCCCTTCAAATGTTTCAAGTACCTGGCTGCCAATATACCTCCAGGAAGCAAGATGCCCCATGCAAGAAACATCATGAAACCATGCACAGCCAAAACTGGAAGTAAATCCTGCTCTGCTTCTGCAGAACCACGCATCAGCTGAACTAATATAGGCCTGGTACTAGTAAGCGTATGCATATTCCTCTCACTAAGATGTCGATTACTCCATGTACTGCCCATCGCCCATATGACTTTTAGAGGAGTTGTGGGATCAATGATGTCGTTACATTCTGGCCTTTTGCCCCTACTACAAGATGGAACCAAGGGACGCGTAAATTCCAAAGTAATAATTCCGTTTTCTGTTTTGCATCTCACATGTGTCAAATTTTCATTTGTAAGATGTATACGTGAAGCATCCTGTCCATCAATCCAATAAGTGTTTACACGACCAACACCATTGTCATCAACCCATCCCACATAAGTGTAACTGTTTACCATTCCACTGCCAAATCCTATAGCAAGATAACCACTCTTTTTCTCACCGCGAGCAGCAATAGATATCGAATCCTTTGATAATGTCCAAAAGAAGGTAACCTGTTGATCATCGAGAACAACACTGTTGTTATACATGTCAGACAGACCCCCATCGACAACCTCTACTCTCCAACCCATTTTCTTCTCATACACTGAATGATAGTAGACCTGATCAGGAGTGTTCCTGTCAGGAGCCCAAATTAGCTCTGTGGGACTGGCCTGAACTCCATGAGCCTCAGGACCTCCAGCATAAATAGTCTCAGTCAGATTCCTCAGCGTGGCATTCCCACCAATGGGGTCTGAAGTAACATAAAGTGCTACATCATGCCCTGACTGTATGGAAAACGTGACCGGCACCCCTCTTTCCACTCTCAACACAGGAGCTTCCTTTTTGTTGATGTAAATAACCTTGGCTGGATTTGGAGGGTCAGGGTAATGCAGTGCTGGCCCCGATGAAACAACCAAAGGAACTTTGGCATCAGCAATGATGATATCTTGATCCTCTTTATCAGCGGCATCCAGGGGACCTTCACAATCATTGACATGCTGAGAAACATTGAGAACCAAATGGCCAAAAGATTCAAAGGGAAGACCCCCGTGATTCTGAGGAAGATAATACGGCAAAACAGTATCAGGAGCTCTAATCTTTCCCAAAGCCCAAATAACAGTCATGTTAGCCGATCGATGAACACGGTGATCATATTTGGCATCAACTGGACTCAAAGGTCTCCTGTATCTAACCAAAGAAACCCCATCACTCCTATGACCATAAATCAACCTTGTATCATTCACCAAGCCAACTCTGTTCGGCCCTTCATAGATTGAATCAGGACAAACCCCTTCCACAGTTCCATCTTCAGTATTTTTCACACACTCACTATACTTGGTGATGAAGAAATCATCCACAAATGGCAAACCATCTTCCTTAAACCCAGTAACTGCCACATCAGCACCAACCATGAGCTCTGCATCAGTGGCGTTAGGGTTAGCCCAACCAAAAGCCATGTAATTCATAACCCCAGTAGCACCCTCCAACCCAATCTCGAGCATATCCTCTTTTGGTTTCAAACTCCAACGGACCCTATAATCCTTCGACAGAACCTTACAATTATCAAACATAGTTGGGTCTGTGTGAACACTTACCTTCTCTTTCTTCTCTCCGTCGCTCCCAGGCGGGGACTCCGCCGTAGAGGTGAGATTCTGAATCACAACATGACCGAAATCGGAGGCGCTCGGAACATCCCAAACAGCAAGAACAGGAATCATGTCCCACGTGATATTTGCCATCAATTGTACTACGAACGTGGAATTTGCGTAGGTCTGATTAAGCTTGTGATCTGAAACGATGAATCCGGTGGTGAGGTTATCGAAATCAGGAGCGAGTGCACCCCACCAATGCACATCGACGCCGGAAAGCATTTCAAATTGAGAAACCCTAAAAGAACAATCATCAATGATCTTGAGGTGGCCTCTGAGCTGATGCTGAACCATAATGAAGTCGGATTCGAAATCGACGAGAGAACTGCTCCGGGTACATTTCGGAGCAGGATCTGCATATCCGAAGTACAACAAGAATAGGAAGATGAAGATAGTTTCACGAAGCATGTGGAAGAGATCCGAATAAAGTTAAGCGGATAGTGTTCGGATTATGGTGGATCCGAATCGCCGCTTGTGAACGTCGATGGTGATCGGAGAGGTTAAAGTTAGTTACGATCGCCGTCGTCGAATACAGGCGGTGTTTTTTTTCCTTattaattttttgaaaaaaaaaataaaggaaaaaagAAGAAACGTGTTGTTGTTGCGATTCCGCGTTCGGCGGTGTTATCGGTTGAAGAAAACAAGAACACAAAGTTACTCGAATACTACTTTGTACACAAACTGAAAGTTCTGCTATAAAGTTAAAATTAACCATGTTTTGCCCGTTTTCTAGCAggaataataataatttttttaataattttgtTATTCATTTATCCTTCTtacaaattaaattaaaatggTCAAGTATTATGATTTTCTTAAAATGATCAATTATTCAGTTTAATTATTGATTTTTATTGCTATAAAAAATGTATTTTAATAAAGCTACAATTTATGCGGGTGGGATGGGGAAACTCGTTCCTCGTTGGGAGCGAGGTCGGGGGATCAATTGTTATCCTCGATTGAGTTTGGGGAAGTGGCGAGGCTGGTATATGCTATATCCAAGAGTCATTTTACTTTCAAAGATAAATCATCTAGGAAGtcataaatatattattaactctCTTACCTTTGAGTTTTATCTCATGAGtgacttcatcttcaatcaagcattcatTCTTAGTGAACTTGATCTTGAAGtctttgtcacaaagttggctaaTATTTAAAAGATTGTGCTTTTGTCCTTCAACATAAAGAACTtcttcaatggatgtgaaaggtggtgctccaactttgcctatgccaagaattttcctttgttgttgtctccataagtgacatatcccCTGGCCTTAAGCactagatttgaaaatttgttaatATCTCCTGTCATGTGGTTAGAATAACCATTATCAAGATATCATAGATTTATAGTGGTCTTCAAGCTTACATATAAAATAAATTAGGTTTTTTTAGGTATCCAAATTGCTTTGGATCCTTCATAATTAGTTCCTTTCTTGACCCACACATAATACCCACTTGTCACACTAAAATTCCTTACATATAAAGCATTAGGTGTCTGACCACTTATATCACAATAGAAACAAGTAAGAACAAAGTTActtttatatctaggaacataagatttCTTCTTGATAAATCTTTTCCTTTTAGGATAATGATGAACATTGTTTGGTTTGTTCACTCTTTCTTTAGTGGATTTATCACTAGCCTTAACAAATATGATTTTACTAGAACTTGATTTATTAAATTTAGAATACCCAAGTCCACTTTTATCATTTGCATATCTTTGTTGACTAAGGACACCATCCAATCCAAATTgtcctttttcatatctttcaatGACTTTTTTTAATTGGGCAATTTGGAAAGAGAGAGATTCACATTTTTTGTATACACAATTCTATTTTTGTTCATTAACAAAGTTTTGTTTTTCAACTTCAAAATCTTTTTTCATGGTATCAATCTTTTCTTCAAGAGataaaatttgtttcttttgattAGACATCGTTTTATACAGAATTTTGCATTCATATAGAAGTTCATCTACGGCACCTTGTGCATCATTATCATAAATGAAAAATTCATTACTAACATCTTCATCTTCATTATCGAAATGATGTGAAGCCATCAAGACAAGGTTTGCACATTCGCCCATTTCCGAGTCAGATGATGAACTTACTTCATTATCTTCCCACACAATATAGGATCGTTTATATTTTGAGTCCTT from Lathyrus oleraceus cultivar Zhongwan6 chromosome 1, CAAS_Psat_ZW6_1.0, whole genome shotgun sequence includes:
- the LOC127079872 gene encoding cytochrome b561, DM13 and DOMON domain-containing protein At5g54830, whose product is MLRETIFIFLFLLYFGYADPAPKCTRSSSLVDFESDFIMVQHQLRGHLKIIDDCSFRVSQFEMLSGVDVHWWGALAPDFDNLTTGFIVSDHKLNQTYANSTFVVQLMANITWDMIPVLAVWDVPSASDFGHVVIQNLTSTAESPPGSDGEKKEKVSVHTDPTMFDNCKVLSKDYRVRWSLKPKEDMLEIGLEGATGVMNYMAFGWANPNATDAELMVGADVAVTGFKEDGLPFVDDFFITKYSECVKNTEDGTVEGVCPDSIYEGPNRVGLVNDTRLIYGHRSDGVSLVRYRRPLSPVDAKYDHRVHRSANMTVIWALGKIRAPDTVLPYYLPQNHGGLPFESFGHLVLNVSQHVNDCEGPLDAADKEDQDIIIADAKVPLVVSSGPALHYPDPPNPAKVIYINKKEAPVLRVERGVPVTFSIQSGHDVALYVTSDPIGGNATLRNLTETIYAGGPEAHGVQASPTELIWAPDRNTPDQVYYHSVYEKKMGWRVEVVDGGLSDMYNNSVVLDDQQVTFFWTLSKDSISIAARGEKKSGYLAIGFGSGMVNSYTYVGWVDDNGVGRVNTYWIDGQDASRIHLTNENLTHVRCKTENGIITLEFTRPLVPSCSRGKRPECNDIIDPTTPLKVIWAMGSTWSNRHLSERNMHTLTSTRPILVQLMRGSAEAEQDLLPVLAVHGFMMFLAWGILLPGGILAARYLKHLKGGGWYKIHVYMQYSGLSIVFLALLFAVAELRGFHVSSTHVKFGVAAIFLACIQPVNAFLRPPRQSNGEQASFKRIIWEYLHIIVGRSAIAVGIAALFTGMKHLGDRYALENVHGLSWAMIIWFLVGALSIAYFEYREKQRVRDQIFGRGNWVLGNEEDDSMDLLSPPNTHATNKESQASARLEIQLEPLNR
- the LOC127079880 gene encoding SKP1-like protein 14 — translated: MASLISLKASDDVVFEVEPALVKNMKTVQAIVDADDAKLSVIPLPNVSSSHITMIIDYHRLSDAGKVKEFSVEKLDNEELKDFLLAVHYLNMESLFEFLTQAVADRIENRSVRYVREYFGIENDLTPEEEKAIREKNAWSFKGAGIEPEE